In a single window of the Rhizoctonia solani chromosome 16, complete sequence genome:
- a CDS encoding COPII coat assembly protein Sec-16, with protein sequence MLIASSLDKDAWKEVVNEFIRSELGVRTDQKKPAPFGGDPSVANGRESLRVAYSLFAGHGPAAIQELLPPKNLARTDANSLMAPMIPMAHATPISPNFPQPVLTSSVPTPALLQWNEIAATIISNQADPQALTALGDYLVSNKWVEAAHVCYLLSPTTSALGGLSTPSVRVILLGSESPSTSRNFEKDDDAIIFTEIAEYAYSLVPTVKGQEAYAGLPHLQAYKLLRAAKLAEMGHVALASRYCEAIVTSTRIFNRPSPFFTPAFLEQCKELSDHLSGVPQLDSSGSWIGKKVAKPSLDSIGNWLSGGLTKLIAGDGEEFSTTTEPGPKTESGAFSHYSSISSANTSQTPSPNASVVALPSQASVPPPRRAGSAMAQRPGSAAAQRNGAPAHPDRSASAMDYLRPPANKGTPAGTEQQDANKREKGTTAGTTYHPVSDDPATTEGEGEGGFISLMDTFSPMPSPAPGGSSFTSTPQRVEEEDETEDLGLGNSKKAAEKTIPQADDGKQNKEPEAKPEPKEEAKPEAPKPPEIKPSSSWLGRWWTRKETDSPGPVKAHLGDQVSLVYDKELKRWVNPNAPKPEPTATPPPPPSRAPSRAQAGSPGPGPSPLGRTSDLTSAPPSRSQSSTSLAPPNTSGPRRVRSMLNESFGPGGDISSSETNSPTSTPPASLRGPPSRGSTPGGKRNVRSRYVDVFAQPPST encoded by the exons ATGCTTATTGCAAGCTCACTAGACAAGGACGCATGGAAAGAAGTGGTCAACGAATTTATCCGCTCCGAGCTCGGTGTGAGAACTGACCAGAAGAAGCCCGCGCCGTTTGGTGGTGATCCGTCGGTTGCCAATGGACGCGAGTCGTTGCGTGTTGCATACAGTTTATTTGCGGGACACGGGCCTGCTGCCA TCCAAGAGTTACTACCTCCAAAGAACCTGGCGCGCACTGACGCGAACTCACTGATGGCCCCCATGATCCCCATGGCGCATGCTACTCCGATTTCGCCCAACTTCCCACAACCCGTGTTAACATCCAGTGTGCCAACACCCGCCTTACTTCAATGGAACGAAATTGCCGCAACTATCATCTCTAACCAAGCTGATCCACAGGCCTTGACCGCTCTGGGAGACTACCTGGTATCGAACAAATGGGTCGAGGCTGCACATGTTTG CTATTTGCTTTCACCTACTACCTCGGCATTAGGTGGGCTTTCTACTCCCTCGGTACGCGTGATATTGCTTGGCTCTGAGAGCCCCAGCACATCGCGCAACTTTGAGAAAGACGACGACGCGATCATCTTTACCGAAATTGCCGAATACGCGTATTCGCTCGTTCCAACGGTCAAGGGCCAGGAAGCATATGCAGGTTTGCCCCACTTGCAAGCATACAAGCTTCTTCGCGCGGCAAAACTCGCTGAAATGGGGCATGTAGCTCTGGCGTCAAG GTACTGCGAAGCTATCGTTACTTCGACTCGCATCTTCAACCGCCCTTCGCCATTCTTTACCCCTGCCTTCCTTGAACAGTGCAAGGAATTATCCGATCATCTCTCTGGTGTACCTCAGCTCGACAGCAGCGGCTCTTGGATCGGAAAAAAGGTCGCCAAACCAAGCCTCGACTCTATTGGCAATTGGCTTTCAGGCGGGCTCACCAAACTCATTGCTGGCGATGGAGAAGAATTTAGTACAACGACCGAACCTGGCCCTAAAACTGAAAGTGGAGCATTTTCACACTACAGCTCGATCTCCTCGGCGAACACGAGCCAAACACCCTCTCCTAACGCTTCAGTTGTCGCTTTGCCATCACAAGCCAGTGTGCCTCCTCCAAGGCGGGCAGGTTCTGCTATGGCGCAACGGCCAGGATCCGCTGCGGCTCAACGTAATGGCGCACCAGCCCATCCAGACCGCTCCGCCTCAGCGATGGATTACTTGCGCCCACCCGCAAATAAGGGGACTCCTGCT GGTACCGAGCAACAAGATGCGAATAAACGGGAGAAGGGCACCACCGCTGGTACTACATATCACCCTG TGAGCGATGACCCAGCCACTACCGAAGGCGAGGGAGAGGGCGGCTTCATTTCATTGATGGACACTTTCTCGCCCATGCCATCTCCTGCGCCTGGAGGTTCATCCTTTACATCGACTCCCCAGCGAGttgaggaagaagacgaaACGGAGGATCTTGGTCTCGGCAACTCTAAGAAGGCGGCCGAAAAAACAATTCCTCAGGCTGATGATGGCAAACAAAACAAGGAGCCAGAGGCTAAACCAGAGCCGAAAGAGGAGGCCAAACCAGAAGCGCCCAAACCACCAG AAATTAAACCATCGTCGTCTTGGCTCGGACGCTGGTGGACTCGAAAGGAAACCGACTCTCCTGGACCTGTTAAGGCTCATCTAGGAGATCAGGTGTCATTGGTgtatgacaaggaactcaaACGATGGGTTAATCCTAAT GCACCCAAACCCGAGCCGACAGCAACTCCGCCCCCGCCACCTTCAAGGGCACCATCCCGAGCTCAGGCAGGGTCGCCCGGCCCTGGACCATCTCCATTGGGACGAACCAGTGACCTGACCTCTGCTCCACCCAGTCGATCACAGTCGTCCACCAGCTTAGCCCCTCCAAACACATCTGGTCCACGACGTGTCCGTTCCATGCTGAACGAGTCATTCGGCCCTGGTGGTGACATTTCTAGTTCAGAAACCAATTCGCCAACGAGCACCCCTCCGGCAAGCTTACGCGGCCCACCAAGTAGAGGGTCAACGCCAGGCGGAAAACGCAATGTCCGAAGCCGATATGTGGATGTGTTTGCTCAGCCACCTTCGACATGA
- a CDS encoding Tyrosine kinase catalytic domain protein produces MTSELDIKEGNQSFVTRGGFGFIYRGALKDGRFVAIKCIEPTKDLEIEEYGKGPKHIAREIHTWSQCVHQSVLPILGFAFFQEKFALITPWMRAGSLKQQISCGSLPSPLQTCIQLADAVEYLHANGIVHGDIKPDNVLMTDDGRVQLADFGSAISALTTTLDFTRTKSPNFTMRFAAPEILNQKEGNYTFTEASDIYALGMTILNIMSGKPPFADKRDPFVIIEVMVMKRQPPQPDFSRTLRNSIAQTEMWDLLKRCLAYAPGDRPKANQVKGALIKLENSTS; encoded by the exons ATGACGAGTGAGTTAGATATAAAAGAGGGAAATCAGAGCTTTGTTACTCGAGGAGGGTTTGGGTTCATATACCGAGGTGCTCTCAAGGATGGTCGATTTGTTGCAATTAAATGTATCGAGCCCACCAAAGATCTTGAAATTGAAGAGTATGGAAAAGGTCCAAAG CATATAGCTCGAGAAATACACACATGGTCACAATGTGTGCACCAAAGTGTACTGCCAATACTTGGgtttgccttcttccaagAAAAATTCGCTCTTATCACTCCTTGGATGAGAGCTGGTTCGCTGAAGCAGCAGATTTCGTGTGGTTCTTTGCCATCGCCTCTTCAGACT TGCATCCAGTTGGCTGATGCTGTTGAGTACCTTCATGCAAACGGGATT GTACACGGAGATATCAAGCCG GATAATGTCTTGATGACGGACGATGGGCGAGTACAGCTTGCTGACTTTGGGAGCGCCATTTCAGCTCTTACCACGACCCTTGACTTCACTCGAACAAAATCCCCCAATTTTACCATGCGCTTTGCG GCACCGGAGATCCTGAATCAGAAGGAAGGAAACTATACGTTTACAGAAGCTAGCGATATATATGCTCTAGGAATG ACTATACTT AATATCATGTCAGGAAAGCCACCGTTCGCTGACAAGCGAGATCCTTTTGTGATTATTGAAGTAATGGTTATGAAAAGGCAGCCACCCCAACCAGATTTCAGTAGGACTCTTCGAAATAGTATTGCCCAAACTGAAATGTGGGATCTGCTTAAACGATGTTTGGCTTATGCGCCTGGAGATCGACCGAAGGCCAATCAAGTGAAAGGAGCT TTAATCAAACTTGAAAACTCAACAAGCTAG